One region of Zootoca vivipara chromosome 7, rZooViv1.1, whole genome shotgun sequence genomic DNA includes:
- the GLUL gene encoding glutamine synthetase: MATSASSHLSKAIKQMYMKLPQGDKVQAMYIWIDGTGEFLRCKTRTLEQEPKNVEDLPEWNFDGSSTYQSEGSNSDMYLVPSAMFRDPFRKDPNKLVLCEVLKYNRKPAETNLRSTCKRIMDMVSNQNPWFGMEQEYTLLGTDGHPFGWPSNGFPGPQGPYYCGVGADKAYGRDIVEAHYRACLYAGVNIGGTNAEVMPAQWEFQVGPCEAIDMGDHLWIARFILHRICEDFGVIVSFDPKPISGNWNGAGCHTNFSTKLMREEGGLKHIEEAIEKLGKRHQYHIRAYDPKGGLDNARRLTGFHETSNINEFSAGVANRGASIRIPRKVGQDKMGYFEDRRPSANCDPYAVTEALVRTCLLGETGDEPFEYKN; encoded by the exons ATGGCTACCTCTGCAAGCTCCCACTTGAGCAAAGCCATAAAGCAGATGTACATGAAGCTGCCTCAGGGTGACAAGGTGCAAGCCATGTACATCTGGATTGATGGGACTGGCGAGTTCCTGCGCTGTAAAACCCGGACCTTGGAGCAAGAACCCAAGAACGTCGAAG ATCTGCCAGAGTGGAATTTTGATGGCTCTAGTACCTACCAGTCTGAGGGCTCCAACAGCGACATGTACCTGGTGCCGTCTGCCATGTTCCGGGACCCTTTCCGCAAAGACCCCAACAAGCTGGTGCTCTGTGAGGTCCTGAAGTACAACCGCAAGCCGGCAG AAACAAATTTAAGGTCTACCTGTAAAAGGATTATGGACATGGTGTCTAACCAGAACCCCTGGTTTGGGATGGAGCAAGAATATACCCTTCTGGGAACAGATGGACATCCCTTTGGCTGGCCTTCCAATGGCTTTCCCGGACCACAAG GGCCATACTACTGTGGTGTTGGAGCAGACAAAGCTTACGGCCGAGACATTGTGGAAGCCCATTACCGAGCCTGCCTATATGCTGGTGTGAATATTGGAGGCACAAATGCAGAAGTGATGCCAGCACAG TGGGAGTTCCAGGTGGGTCCTTGCGAAGCAATTGATATGGGAGACCACCTCTGGATTGCTCGATTCATCCTTCATAGAATATGTGAAGACTTTGGAGTCATTGTGTCTTTTGACCCCAAGCCCATCTCTGGGAACTGGAATGGAGCTGGGTGCCACACCAACTTCAGCACGAAGCTCATGCGAGAGGAGGGAGGCCTCAA GCACATTGAAGAAGCCATTGAGAAGCTGGGCAAGCGTCACCAGTACCACATCCGTGCCTATGACCCCAAAGGGGGGCTGGATAACGCCAGGCGCCTGACCGGCTTCCACGAGACATCCAACATCAACGAGTTCTCTGCTGGAGTAGCCAACCGTGGGGCCAGTATCCGCATCCCGAGGAAAGTGGGCCAAGATAAGATGGGCTATTTTGAAGACCGCCGACCCTCCGCCAACTGCGACCCATACGCTGTGACCGAAGCTCTCGTCCGCACTTGTCTCCTTGGCGAAACTGGGGATGAGCCCTTTGAGTACAAGAACTAA